A region of the Dysidea avara chromosome 9, odDysAvar1.4, whole genome shotgun sequence genome:
gaaataggacacaaagcatttaaaaactttgtagcaatttattggaagcattttgcgCTGCACTGAAGAGCTTGTtcatacctaaccaatactgctaaggtaCCGTGAAGGTATTGTTAAGGCTGGCTTCAGGtcaatttttttgtgagaaagtgcaagcTTTTATGACactaatacacagtactactgaACTATTTGATTCTTTACATGATAGAAACACAGAAAGCCATCCTGGAATTGATACCTTCAAAAGGAATGGAATGTAAAGTGGCACACCAAAAGACATATGTTGAAGAATGAtcgaaattttttaaaattgaatCGAATCCCTATTTTTGAGTTATGCTTTTTCCTGATGGCCATCAGTCAGCCAGTACAAAACTCTGTTACACTAAAAGTAATTCTGTGGCACTCTTCAGATAGAGTTGCTTTAAGacatgtttgggcttgattatattAACCAATAGTCCTTTAAAAGTTGGCTTGTGGTTAATGTTTTTGGTGGAAAACTGCAAATATTACTATACAGCAGATcgatgttttttttgttgttttaatAATGTCACTAGACCAGCTTTCTCTAGTATACGTATGTGCATGTAATTTTTTTGCTATTGCAATAAGCATGTTAGAATTCACATAATGTTGTAAACTATTGATAACCCCTTAGTACTGAGAGTATTGTACATGTAGCAATATTTGTTACTATAATCTGGTGGTTATTTTACACAATAGGTTCTGATTGTCCTTATGGTAGATATTTAAAAAATGTCAGAGCATTGTTTGCAGAAAAGTGGTATGACATTGGGCTGGAATTGTTGGAGCCGGTAGATGAACCCAATTTAAGGATAATAAAATCTAATAGACTTGGTAAAGTTGAAAGCTGTGCAGAGATGCTGGAGTTGTGGATTGATAGACAACCAAATGCAACCTGGAACCAGCTAATTAAAGCTCTAAAGGCTCCTGGCATAGAACTGCATAGTGTGGCAGCTAAAATTGGAAACATGTTGATTAGACCAAATAAAGGTAAAAAAATGTGGTTTGGTATATACAACAGTAATTCTTTGGTAATAGCAAAGATTTTAGGGTGCTTGTTGGTTTCATTTTGCATTATATGTGGGCGGgaaatttataatttaaataGCAAAAATTAGAAAGCTGCAAATTAttttttgtcaaattcattGTGTTTGCAGGAAGCATTATCTCTTCCAGACACAATACTAATTAAGgtatgtacgcgttgagctgaatcctcaaaagcatttaataactcatggatgcaattacacacaatcttgaaatttggctcatttgtagtactgcttgacccactaaaaatatttcaaaatctttttgttcaaatgtctgacataatattgacagccaatcaaaattttcacaatacatttcctatggggaagccatacaagtacactgtccattacagccctttcccgactttgtaatggagccaaccgtatgtgtctgttgttgatatctttgctgttaccactaatcatctggtggCTAAGTCTATTGAGAAAAAATCTCCTTtgaatttttagctgtttttcaggattcagctcaacttgtacatattaTAGTTATGTGGCAGTAAAACCCAATGCATGCACTGCTGTGTACCTATAATCTTCATAACTGTTTTGCCATGATTGACAAAAATCATTGTTTAAATGTAAAGTAATGATAGAAAAAcgaagtagggaaacaagggaggttgcctacacctgcagatatactagtgaacatttaatccctactttggtatatAACCattactgaattagggatttaatgttcactagtatatatctgcaggtgtaggcaacctcccttgtttccctccttttttctatgatctctaattaaactatattttttaaagtttaagttattaaacacagttaatgttgtgaagcgtaggctgcgcaagtacccaaaatattagcatgcaacagtgggctttaataagaacaacgcatgcgcaacaaagtgagcagaacacgttggcagtaattcatacctgttgtaacaaatcttgCCAGTTACAGTGGCTTTTAATCTTCAAGATGAATACTCGTAGTTTTCGCCGGCTGAGGAAAGGGAGGGTCGTCGTCCTTGGAAGGTCGGACTGCTGGATTGAGCAAGCGAAGAGCTTTGTCACGCCGGAGGAAGGGCCGCCTATAGGAACAAGTATTCCGGACAGGACGACGACGCGACAAGATGCGATACTACAATGCTAGCAGCCACCTTCAGGGTCGTTTCTACAAGTTGCTTACCTTGGCCCACGCACGGTGTCACTGTCGCCTGGGACAGCTCCGACGCCGCTGGACTCAATACCAACAGTAACTACACCTCCACCTCATACCATAGCCAGTTCGTCGGATGCCACCTAATCAACAAAAATGCGGGGAAATCACGTGGTGGGCATCAATCAGAATCTTCGAGGACAAACACCACGACTATCGCGAAACGGCCTCAAACAAGATGCTGCATCgggtaagcaacagtataacaccaattggtgtactaGTATAATCTTGCACACTGTccccacacacactgtatatatttgCATACAATCAGTGGGGATGTACCGGTACATCGTATCAGTGGCCAATATGGCGATTTTGTCTTTTGCCAAtatcggttggtctcaatataGCCGCCAAAATCGATATAATATACCGAAATAGTCTTTGCCATGGTAAAGCCACATTATACCCTCTGTTGTATAGCAAACAAGGCTGGGGAAACGGtagttttatccttgaaaagaagtgctatgctacgagaagccatagaaatatGCACGTAGCAAACATTCTTTGTTATAaccatacaaaaatgatcatagtgGAGAGCTATAGAGGGGAAAAATTTAAAAAGCAAccatgggatgaataaactagaaacacgGCTTGAGGCAACcggccatctctacaagccattaggGGTACGGAGTGATTTGGACTTATCTTGGTGGGAGCACGcactaaataataatattaaaaaaataaaattgtcGGTGCCTCACGGTCTGGGCTGTTGGTTGGGGCCACGCCGCCACAGGCAATCAACCATTGGCAGTGATTGTTGGGACTTGGGACTGCTTGCTGGGTGTATCTTATGGCAAGTTAAAGTTTCTCAGTTTCCTCTAATCTAAATGTATAGCTGCACTTTGTTATATTGGGTCGGTATCGGTGTTTTGACTCAGTATATCGCTTTGTATTGGATCGGTTCAGAAAATTTCTCTATTGGTACACCTCCAGTAGaatgtgaaataataagagttgctttgtaaaaacaacaacacaaacacatggttaTCATAAATTGTATGTTGAAAAGCAGCCAAGTACATGTTAGAACTTTGCATAGTAGTTTCACGGTGTTGTGCCAGCTTCTTGCACACCATACCCCTTGAGTCTTATAATAGTCCCAAAGAAAAGTCcattttattgtcattaaaggaaacttcaacCTATACATCTTCAACAGGAATTGTTTCAAAACACAGTGCT
Encoded here:
- the LOC136267571 gene encoding uncharacterized protein; translation: MAMMAEPQVVHKPQERMKEGHILQESSDCPYGRYLKNVRALFAEKWYDIGLELLEPVDEPNLRIIKSNRLGKVESCAEMLELWIDRQPNATWNQLIKALKAPGIELHSVAAKIGNMLIRPNKGSSLVATQYLQQSPVSTLQNELTFASNDNIQLAFIRLSKLVQQAISHTDLTTIKQASLEIT